One window of Papaver somniferum cultivar HN1 chromosome 9, ASM357369v1, whole genome shotgun sequence genomic DNA carries:
- the LOC113311452 gene encoding uncharacterized protein LOC113311452: protein MGGADQAEFDKEYRDRQFQNHGNSNKMQRMDNPPESSGGQQPYYNKRQRTLSIVWEQINMPKLNTTVDKVCEVVILMEEIPEPHNVGDEPPPGRRSREFCVYYRFHGNTTSACRNMRKIILRLIEQGKLDHFLAQQPKNLPPPPPGGNVYAKQKGKDTFVIEVGAKAKNLYCNSIVHSFRSIKDFHDNVLIRVYAKDVDGREILNLAKISPLKDWKKQTISFSAEETPGGGESHECPLVVRLGINPKPKVEDDEEDEANTWGIYRILIDPGSSVDILFYSTYKTMGGRDDKLIPSTYKIYVFNGTANKPKGEVTMRILLQNMPTNIVFCVVDVESPYNALIGRPWLHSILGVASTFHQCIKFPLPQGVGIIRGDTVESRNCQEIDIEKYEERESKRRNWKKHVADSQRAERLMVDTVFS from the coding sequence ATGGGTGGTGCAGATCAAGCAGAATTTGACAAAGAATATAGAGACAGACAATTTCAAAATCATGGAAATAGTAATAAAATGCAAAGAATGGATAATCCACCAGAAAGTTCTGGAGGGcaacaaccatattataataaAAGACAAAGAACTCTAAGTATAGTATGGGAACAAATAAATATGCCAAAGCTGAACACTACAGTAGATAAAGTATGTGAAGTTGTCATTCTAATGGAAGAAATcccagaaccacataatgtaggagATGAACCACCACCAGGGAGGAGGAGCAGAGAATTTTGTGTATATTATCGCTTTCATGGTAACACAACAAGTGCTTGCAGAAATATGAGGAAAATCATATTGCGATTGATTGAACAAGGAAAATTGGATCATTTCTTAGCACAGCAACCAaagaatttaccaccaccaccaccaggaggAAATGTATATGCAAAGCAGAAAGGAAAGGATACATTTGTAATTGAAGTAGGCGCGAAAGCGAAGAACCTATATTGTAATTCAATTGTACATTCATTTAGAAGCATAAAAGACTTTCATGACAATGTCTTAATAAGGGTGTATGCGAAAGATGTTGATGGAAGGGAAATTCTTAATCTTGCGAAAATATCACCATTGAAGGATTGGAAAAAACAGACTATCTCATTTAGTGCGGAAGAAACACCAGGAGGAGGGGAGTCGCATGAATGTCCATTAGTAGTGCGATTAGGAATTAATCCGAAGCCAaaagtagaagatgatgaagaagatgaagcaaacACTTGGGGAATATATAGAATACTTATAGATCCCGGAAGTTCTGTTGACATTCTCTTTTATTCtacatataaaaccatgggtggaagggaTGACAAATTGATTCCTTCAACGTACAAAATTTATGTCTTCAATGGAACTGCGAACAAGCCAAAAGGTGAGGTGACTATGAGGATTCTTCTTCAGAATATGCCTACAAATATTGTGTTCTGTGTTGTAGATGTCGAATCGCCCTATAATGCTCTAATTGGAAGACCATGGTTGCATAGTATCTTGGGTGTGGCCTCAACATTTCATCAGTGCATAAAATTTCCTTTACCTCAGGGTGTTGGTATTATAAGAGGAGACACAGTTGAAAGTAGGAATTGTCAAGAAATTGACATTGAAAAGTACGAAGAAAGAGAGAGTAAGCGAAGAAATTGGAAAAAACATGTTGCAGATAGTCAAAGAGCTGAGAGGTTAATGGTGGATACAGTATTTAGTTGA
- the LOC113314103 gene encoding flavonoid 3'-monooxygenase-like codes for MAVHQSLAAMAKTYGHVIYLRLGSVDVVVACSASIASQFLKTHDSNFSSRPPNSGAKYIAYNNQDFVFAPYGRRWRMFRKICAVHLFSGKALDEFQYVRQEEVAVLTNVLAQSSKNSKSNPVKLTDLLTVCITNALARVLLGTRVCGDGEGFADEKSQNFKNMIAEIMVLAGVFNIGDFIPSLEWLDLQGVASKMKNIHQRFDAFLTKIIDDHNKINAASNEKGSGSKNSDFLSKLIGKEEDVDGGEWKLTDTEIKALLLNLFTAGTDTSTSTVEWTLAELIRHPNILAQAQQELDSVVGEDRLVSESDLSRLPFLHAVTKEAFRLHPSTPLSLPRVSAEDCEIDGYFIPKNTTLLTNIWAIARDPSMWPDPLKFKPERFLPGNEKANVDIKGNDFEVIPFGAGRRICAGMSLGLRMVQFMTASLIHGFNWELPEGQVIENLNMDEAYGLGLSRAEPLMVHPKPRLEAHVYSAIKF; via the exons ATGGCAGTGCATCAAAGTCTAGCAGCTATGGCCAAAACATATGGTCATGTTATATATCTACGGTTAGGATCTGTTGATGTAGTTGTTGCTTGTTCAGCATCTATTGCTTCACAATTTTTGAAAACGCATGATTCTAATTTTTCGAGTAGACCACCAAATTCCGGGGCTAAATATATTGCTTACAACAATCAAGATTTTGTTTTTGCTCCATATGGTCGCAGATGGCGTATGTTTAGAAAAATATGTGCTGTTCATTTGTTTTCCGGCAAAGCTCTTGATGAGTTTCAGTACGTTCGCCAG GAAGAAGTGGCTGTATTGACAAATGTATTGGCACAATCAAGCAAAAATAGCAAGAGCAATCCAGTGAAACTAACAGACTTGCTAACTGTATGCATAACGAATGCTTTAGCTAGGGTTCTATTAGGGACAAGAGTatgtggagatggtgaaggtttTGCTGatgaaaaatcacaaaatttcaaaaacatgatagCTGAAATTATGGTATTGGCAGGTGTTTTTAATATTGGTGATTTTATACCTTCTTTAGAATGGTTAGATTTACAAGGAGTTGCATCTAAAATGAAGAATATACATCAAAGATTTGACGCATTTTTAACTAAAATAATTGATGATCATAATAAGATCAATGCCGCTTCTAATGAAAAAGGTAGTGGGTCAAAAAATTCAGATTTTCTGAGTAAATTGATTGGCAAAGAGGAGGATGTGGATGGTGGAGAATGGAAGCTAACTGACACTGAAATTAAGGCCCTTCTTTTG AATTTATTCACAGCAGGTACTGATACATCAACAAGTACAGTGGAGTGGACTTTAGCAGAGCTAATTCGTCACCCTAATATTCTAGCCCAAGCCCAGCAAGAATTGGATTCAGTTGTAGGTGAAGACCGACTTGTATCTGAATCCGATCTTAGCCGACTACCGTTCCTACATGCCGTAACCAAAGAAGCATTTCGTCTTCATCCATCTACGCCACTTTCCCTTCCACGGGTTTCAGCTGAAGATTGTGAAATTGATGGGTACTTCATTCCGAAAAACACCACTCTTCTTACTAATATATGGGCTATTGCTCGTGATCCGTCGATGTGGCCTGACCCGCTGAAATTTAAACCCGAACGGTTCTTACCCGGTAACGAAAAAGCCAATGTTGATATCAAAGGAAATGATTTCGAAGTCATACCATTTGGAGCTGGACGGCGGATATGCGCCGGTATGAGTTTAGGATTAAGAATGGTGCAGTTTATGACTGCTAGTTTGATTCATGGTTTCAATTGGGAATTACCAGAAGGCCAAGTGATTGAGAATTTGAACATGGATGAAGCTTATGGTCTTGGATTGTCAAGAGCTGAACCTTTAATGGTTCACCCTAAGCCAAGGTTGGAAGCTCACGTGTATAGTGCTATCAAATTTTAG